The following proteins come from a genomic window of Corynebacterium sp. P4-C1:
- a CDS encoding FAD/NAD(P)-binding protein: MERARQRGGAIELTVFSDMPLSHASAPGAFAQDLPEQWVLNAPKGIVETQLGTVDPPDEHAGDFPSRRIVGELLEDSWNALVEHTPRRSSVHFCFDRVDSVRPDGDGVYVQGRHFDEVLIATGHAHDWPGSLVHQDLGNLRVIAPAYPAAKLDRVEKNDVALVRGAALTFIDIVRYATAKTFYPVTRSGRFMEVKAYLDEQKKQEARPYLDSAAEAILNCADLAELKRILAKCSAEIATIAGGDGNKADIQAVLDGTDFKGEPVEELRASLAAAKGEQPWTAALAVALTFRDTYDALIQRASFGGRESLGGADFHEFTRTMERVAFGPPVSSAQDVLSLIDSGRIRCDAMSWGGEDLRTVAADVGATVVIDAVLAPPGVVKGTLVGNLVEQGIGHRYADTDALHVGRDGILSGQRHIAAAGRMNEGMILGHDTLRRGEHDVVEKWADRVSAAAVENAGRAHGMPPLEATTFEWSENLLSDSDACARLLDRFGSPVNVLNAGPMMSNIDELVGAGAAAGVETKVFYARKANKALLFADTVRDTGHGVDVASENELRQVVERGMPGERIILSAAIKPDRLLQLAIGNGVVISVDHRGEYDRIQQLACAAGSVARVAPRLAPDPAAMPPTRFGERLGAWASHLKNKSPHVDVVGVHAHLHGYAATDRQAALRECMELSDLLRSSGHSPEFIDIGGGVPMNYLADEEQWHDYQHAIEQQRDGYATPFTWKSDPLRNTYPYWQSPTRGEWLTQVLSDGIAEGLRERGLRLHLEPGRSLLDGCGVILTRVAFTKTRSDGLPLVGVEMNRTQCRTTSDDFLIDPVLVKRGAGEEHQREPVEAFLVGAYCIEDEVILRRKIRFPEGVAPGDIIAIPNTAGYFMHILESASHQIPLAKNVVWPEAELDAIDEE; the protein is encoded by the coding sequence ATGGAGCGTGCACGGCAGCGCGGTGGTGCGATCGAACTGACTGTGTTCAGCGACATGCCCCTGTCCCACGCATCTGCTCCCGGTGCATTTGCTCAGGACCTTCCCGAGCAGTGGGTTCTGAATGCACCGAAAGGCATCGTGGAGACGCAGCTCGGGACTGTCGATCCTCCCGATGAGCATGCAGGGGATTTTCCTTCTCGACGCATCGTCGGGGAGCTCCTCGAAGATTCGTGGAACGCATTGGTCGAGCACACTCCACGACGTAGCAGTGTGCACTTCTGTTTCGATCGTGTCGACTCGGTTCGTCCGGACGGGGACGGAGTCTACGTTCAAGGGCGACACTTTGACGAGGTACTAATCGCGACCGGTCATGCGCACGATTGGCCAGGCTCCCTTGTGCATCAGGATCTGGGGAACCTCCGCGTAATAGCGCCAGCTTACCCGGCCGCCAAACTCGACCGGGTTGAAAAGAACGATGTCGCGCTCGTGCGCGGTGCAGCGCTGACGTTCATCGACATAGTCCGCTACGCCACAGCGAAGACGTTCTACCCGGTGACGCGCTCGGGCAGGTTCATGGAAGTCAAGGCGTATCTGGATGAGCAGAAAAAGCAGGAGGCGCGCCCATACCTTGATAGCGCAGCTGAGGCGATCCTGAACTGTGCTGATCTCGCCGAATTGAAGCGCATACTCGCGAAGTGCTCGGCGGAGATTGCAACCATTGCCGGCGGCGACGGGAATAAGGCGGATATTCAGGCTGTGCTGGACGGAACCGACTTCAAGGGAGAACCGGTTGAAGAACTGCGCGCGTCGTTAGCTGCGGCGAAAGGTGAACAGCCGTGGACGGCGGCCCTCGCCGTGGCGCTCACGTTCAGGGATACTTACGACGCTTTGATCCAAAGGGCGTCGTTCGGCGGCCGCGAGTCTCTAGGCGGAGCCGATTTCCACGAATTCACCCGGACGATGGAGCGGGTGGCATTCGGGCCGCCGGTGAGTTCAGCGCAGGATGTGCTCTCGCTCATCGACAGCGGCAGGATCCGATGCGATGCGATGTCGTGGGGCGGGGAGGATCTACGGACCGTCGCTGCTGATGTTGGAGCCACAGTCGTCATCGATGCGGTGCTTGCCCCGCCCGGAGTGGTAAAGGGCACCTTGGTCGGGAACCTCGTCGAGCAAGGGATCGGGCACCGCTACGCCGACACGGATGCGCTCCATGTCGGCCGCGACGGGATACTTAGCGGCCAACGGCATATTGCGGCCGCGGGGCGAATGAACGAGGGGATGATTCTCGGGCACGACACGCTCCGCCGCGGTGAACACGACGTGGTGGAGAAGTGGGCCGACCGTGTCAGTGCGGCAGCGGTGGAGAATGCCGGGCGAGCGCACGGTATGCCCCCGTTGGAGGCGACCACATTCGAGTGGTCGGAGAATCTTCTTTCCGACTCAGACGCGTGCGCGCGTCTGCTGGACCGTTTCGGCAGCCCCGTCAACGTGCTGAATGCGGGGCCGATGATGTCGAATATCGATGAGCTCGTTGGAGCCGGTGCGGCCGCAGGGGTCGAGACGAAGGTGTTCTATGCACGGAAAGCCAATAAGGCGCTTCTTTTCGCAGACACCGTCCGCGACACTGGTCATGGTGTCGACGTAGCCAGCGAAAACGAGCTGCGCCAAGTTGTCGAGCGCGGTATGCCCGGCGAGCGCATCATCTTGTCCGCTGCAATCAAGCCGGACCGGTTGCTCCAATTGGCTATCGGCAATGGAGTCGTCATTTCTGTTGATCACCGCGGCGAATACGACCGCATTCAGCAGTTGGCTTGTGCGGCGGGTTCCGTAGCCCGGGTGGCGCCACGACTCGCACCCGATCCGGCAGCAATGCCGCCGACCCGTTTCGGCGAAAGGCTCGGAGCGTGGGCATCGCACCTCAAAAACAAATCACCACATGTCGATGTCGTGGGCGTCCATGCCCACCTGCACGGTTACGCGGCGACTGACAGGCAGGCAGCGCTGCGGGAATGCATGGAGCTGAGCGACCTTTTGCGGTCGTCCGGTCATTCGCCGGAATTCATCGACATCGGCGGCGGTGTGCCGATGAACTATCTCGCGGATGAGGAACAGTGGCACGACTACCAGCACGCAATTGAGCAGCAGCGTGACGGCTATGCGACACCGTTCACATGGAAGTCTGATCCGTTACGAAACACCTACCCGTACTGGCAGAGCCCAACGCGAGGTGAGTGGTTGACGCAAGTGCTCTCCGACGGGATTGCCGAGGGGCTGCGTGAGCGAGGGCTGCGGCTTCATTTGGAACCGGGGCGTTCGCTTCTCGACGGCTGCGGTGTCATCCTCACGCGCGTGGCCTTCACCAAGACCCGCTCTGACGGCCTGCCGCTCGTGGGGGTGGAGATGAACCGGACCCAGTGCCGGACTACCTCCGATGATTTCCTCATTGATCCAGTACTGGTGAAGCGGGGTGCCGGAGAAGAGCACCAACGGGAACCGGTGGAGGCGTTCCTTGTTGGGGCGTACTGCATTGAGGACGAAGTGATTCTCCGGCGGAAAATCCGTTTTCCGGAAGGCGTCGCGCCGGGCGATATCATCGCCATTCCGAACACGGCCGGGTACTTCATGCACATCCTGGAGAGTGCGTCGCACCAGATTCCGCTAGCGAAGAATGTGGTGTGGCCCGAAGCAGAACTCGATGCCATCGACGAAGAGTAG
- a CDS encoding pyridoxal-phosphate dependent enzyme, protein MAQSDYGILSAIGTTPLVRLDAFGGTLGGGTECRVWGKLESFNPGGSAKDRTAHALVRAAEENGLLKEGTKVVESSSGNLGVSLAREAAVGGWEFHCVVDPRTNASTLAMISALGGILHPVTEPDPETGDWLVARRKLVAELKNELGALNLDQYSNTAAFDAHDRGTMAEIVEKLGRAPDVLIVAVSTTGTIGGCIRYIRAHGYDTSVVAVDAEGSVLFGGERGPRLLPGYGAGVTPDLSREVHPDRVIRVRAAEAVRAARKWAASTGFVPGASGGAVAHAVEELVGESGSGDVVAIFHDDGRAYLDTVYNDEWVKENLGSEALQ, encoded by the coding sequence ATGGCTCAATCTGACTACGGGATTCTTAGCGCGATAGGCACGACTCCACTCGTGCGCTTGGACGCATTCGGTGGGACCCTCGGCGGGGGCACCGAATGTCGCGTCTGGGGAAAGTTGGAATCCTTCAATCCTGGCGGTAGCGCCAAGGACCGGACAGCACATGCGCTTGTGCGGGCAGCTGAAGAGAATGGTCTTCTCAAAGAGGGAACGAAAGTCGTGGAGTCGAGCTCCGGGAACCTCGGAGTTTCGCTCGCGCGCGAGGCTGCGGTCGGTGGGTGGGAATTCCACTGTGTGGTGGACCCGCGCACGAATGCTTCCACGCTGGCGATGATCAGTGCGCTCGGCGGTATCCTCCACCCAGTCACTGAGCCTGATCCTGAGACGGGGGACTGGCTCGTTGCCCGGCGGAAGCTCGTCGCCGAGCTCAAGAACGAGCTTGGGGCGCTGAATCTGGACCAGTACTCCAATACAGCCGCCTTTGATGCGCATGATCGAGGGACGATGGCGGAGATCGTCGAAAAGCTTGGGCGAGCTCCCGATGTCCTCATTGTTGCGGTGAGCACAACGGGCACGATCGGTGGCTGTATACGGTATATCCGCGCTCATGGGTACGACACGTCAGTGGTGGCAGTCGACGCTGAAGGATCAGTGCTTTTCGGCGGTGAACGCGGGCCCCGTCTGCTGCCCGGGTACGGGGCCGGAGTGACACCAGATCTTTCGCGGGAAGTGCATCCCGACCGCGTGATCCGCGTGCGAGCCGCAGAAGCCGTGCGCGCAGCCCGGAAGTGGGCAGCTTCTACCGGATTTGTCCCAGGTGCATCCGGAGGTGCTGTTGCTCACGCAGTCGAGGAACTTGTCGGGGAGAGCGGATCAGGCGATGTCGTGGCAATTTTTCATGACGATGGACGCGCATACCTCGATACGGTGTACAACGACGAATGGGTGAAGGAAAACCTAGGAAGCGAGGCGCTGCAGTGA
- a CDS encoding carboxymuconolactone decarboxylase family protein, with product MGDDFVDAALTRNAGKDGEELQKHVTATVWGSVWTRDGLSRRDRSLLNIGMLVALRATEELRGHVRGALANGLTREEITEAIIHSSGYCGAPAALSAMKVAQEVLEDELGPKA from the coding sequence ATGGGAGACGACTTCGTCGACGCGGCCTTGACCCGCAACGCCGGCAAGGACGGCGAGGAGCTCCAGAAGCACGTCACCGCAACGGTATGGGGCTCAGTCTGGACGCGTGACGGCCTGAGCCGACGCGACCGCAGCCTGCTCAACATCGGCATGCTCGTCGCCCTGCGCGCCACGGAAGAGCTGCGCGGCCACGTCCGCGGCGCGCTCGCCAACGGCCTCACCCGCGAGGAGATCACCGAGGCGATCATCCACTCTTCCGGCTATTGCGGCGCCCCAGCCGCTCTGTCGGCGATGAAGGTCGCGCAGGAAGTCCTCGAGGACGAGCTCGGCCCTAAGGCTTGA
- a CDS encoding DUF6114 domain-containing protein gives MPASRALDRDHSVTDMDEQQDGWQDEPQDEPVTESSAGRGFSGWRSRRPFGAGLLMLLGGIVILIPAYLSFEVSNIQIQISTISGVSTLLIGVLLIACGVMTWHQKEGRLLAGISAMILGIVALPTSNFGGFFIGTLFALIGGAWALSWSDEPEPVVRNGEDTA, from the coding sequence ATGCCTGCTAGCCGAGCACTAGACCGGGATCACTCTGTCACCGACATGGACGAGCAGCAGGACGGGTGGCAGGACGAGCCGCAAGACGAGCCGGTCACCGAAAGCTCGGCCGGCCGTGGTTTCTCTGGATGGCGTTCGCGGCGTCCGTTCGGTGCCGGCCTGTTGATGCTGCTGGGCGGAATCGTCATCTTGATTCCCGCGTACCTGTCCTTCGAGGTGTCGAATATCCAGATCCAGATCAGCACGATCTCCGGTGTGTCCACACTGCTCATCGGTGTGCTGCTCATCGCCTGCGGGGTGATGACGTGGCACCAGAAAGAGGGGCGGCTCCTCGCGGGCATCTCGGCCATGATCCTCGGGATCGTGGCGTTGCCCACCTCGAATTTCGGAGGATTCTTCATCGGCACGCTTTTCGCGCTGATCGGGGGAGCATGGGCGTTGTCGTGGAGCGACGAACCGGAGCCTGTCGTGCGGAACGGGGAGGATACCGCGTAG
- a CDS encoding DUF6230 family protein, which yields MGHTRKLRFAGIAGIGLLVLAGEGVAMAQSGVSAGMALSNVIFTQQVGGIEADNFNLFVDRESLEDRDVAVSRLKLEDATITDLCMSAPISLPGLGDRRFQMTVDGPNTTAHNLIIGAKELNGTMTMANPQIGVDARQLSDKAESGAFGIAMSHLDASDQLIYATSISADKLTAAGGRIAVVKEGENAC from the coding sequence ATGGGACACACACGGAAATTACGGTTCGCGGGAATCGCGGGCATTGGCCTACTCGTTCTTGCCGGTGAGGGAGTGGCGATGGCCCAGAGCGGCGTGTCTGCTGGAATGGCGCTCTCCAACGTGATTTTCACGCAGCAGGTCGGGGGAATTGAAGCGGATAACTTCAACCTATTCGTCGACCGCGAGAGCCTGGAGGACCGCGATGTGGCGGTATCCCGCCTCAAGCTGGAGGATGCCACCATCACGGATCTGTGCATGTCCGCGCCCATCAGTCTCCCCGGGCTGGGCGACCGGCGCTTTCAGATGACGGTGGATGGACCGAACACCACTGCCCACAATCTGATCATCGGTGCCAAGGAACTGAACGGAACGATGACGATGGCTAACCCCCAGATCGGCGTTGACGCGCGGCAGTTGTCGGACAAAGCGGAATCAGGTGCTTTCGGCATCGCGATGTCCCACTTGGATGCCTCCGACCAGTTGATTTACGCGACTTCGATTTCCGCGGACAAACTGACTGCCGCAGGCGGTCGCATCGCCGTTGTGAAGGAGGGCGAGAATGCCTGCTAG
- a CDS encoding YhgE/Pip domain-containing protein, which produces MRKSGQILGRDIRRLLRVPRAFIIIVGVLIIPALYAWFNINAFWDPYAHTQNIRIAVVNNDRGASAERVGEVDIGEQITEQLKGNDKIGWVFLPEDEARDGLMRGDYYAMFLIPPEFSEDLLSLVSGTYTQPELEYYVNEKSNGVTPSITDAGASAVDAAVSEAFKKKVGEAAATELRSTGYTLRDGAEEARSKTSGSFAQVAADLDAAEGRVATMNQSISGARSVVAELNTLVGSVDDTLGSVDSSLGEVEGIIAELQKSSAGFSADTSTALVESTNALSLGAASANASIAGATDQLGTAQGRVRSAVGEVDGVVKQGESAAAQLRALSAGAALSPEVRAQLDAAAGALEERTAASRTVLDGLNNVDRSAGAALASIGELGDSLEAATADSNAAARDASKQLGESVPAINASLAQASGSVASVRGALSSQRALREETTSLLAGVDNQLAASLGILDEVSGNLGTLADGARSAQSDINALLATSDSEALNTVTNLNSAKIGEYISSPVTVEQQAVFPTENYGSSMASFFTNLALWIGAFVLTIIFRVEVDTEGFRRLTVGQAYLGRFLLFATLSVLQAVVVTLGNVAFGVQMQSVTAFLATAIAIGVAYTGIIYSIVSALGHIGRGIAVFLVVIQIPGASGLYPIELMPDFFRHIYPFLPFRYGIDAMRETIAGFYGHHYLRFLATLLAMSAAAFALGWLFRLTSSHANLLFNRQLARTNLITNEKVEVMGSPYRASDIMAALSDRDEFRGGVEKRARMLRENYRTLIFGGIGAGVVGIAIITLLTMLLPTDKTIMLAIVVAWSLLVVLYLGAVEYFTQSLVDAEQVSRLGEAELRDAVIHRHDSAGTSVTIGPADAESEDTK; this is translated from the coding sequence GTGAGAAAAAGCGGGCAGATTCTTGGACGGGACATTCGTCGCCTGTTGCGCGTTCCCCGGGCCTTCATCATCATCGTCGGCGTGCTTATCATCCCCGCGCTCTACGCGTGGTTCAACATCAACGCCTTCTGGGACCCCTACGCCCACACCCAGAACATCCGCATCGCGGTGGTCAACAACGACCGCGGTGCCTCCGCCGAGCGCGTCGGCGAGGTTGACATCGGCGAGCAGATCACCGAGCAGCTCAAGGGCAACGACAAGATCGGGTGGGTGTTCCTCCCCGAGGACGAGGCCCGCGACGGTCTCATGCGCGGCGACTACTACGCCATGTTCCTCATCCCGCCCGAATTCAGCGAGGACCTGCTGAGCCTGGTCAGCGGCACCTACACGCAGCCGGAGCTGGAGTACTACGTCAACGAGAAGAGCAACGGCGTCACCCCCTCGATTACCGACGCGGGCGCCTCCGCTGTCGACGCAGCCGTGTCCGAGGCCTTTAAGAAGAAGGTCGGCGAGGCTGCGGCGACCGAGCTGCGTAGCACGGGCTACACCCTCCGCGACGGCGCCGAGGAGGCCCGCAGCAAGACCTCCGGGAGCTTCGCCCAAGTCGCCGCCGACCTCGACGCCGCCGAGGGGCGGGTGGCCACGATGAACCAGAGCATCAGCGGGGCGCGCTCGGTCGTCGCCGAGCTGAACACCCTCGTCGGCTCCGTCGACGACACCCTCGGGTCCGTGGACTCCTCCCTCGGGGAGGTCGAAGGGATCATCGCCGAGCTACAGAAGTCCTCCGCCGGGTTCAGCGCGGACACCTCCACCGCGCTCGTCGAGTCCACCAACGCGCTCAGCCTCGGCGCCGCCTCCGCCAACGCCTCCATCGCGGGGGCGACGGACCAGCTCGGCACCGCCCAGGGGCGGGTGCGCTCCGCCGTCGGCGAGGTCGACGGCGTGGTCAAGCAGGGTGAGTCCGCCGCCGCGCAGCTGCGCGCCCTGTCGGCCGGGGCGGCCCTGTCGCCCGAGGTCCGCGCTCAGCTAGACGCCGCGGCCGGCGCGCTGGAGGAGCGCACCGCCGCCTCCCGCACCGTCCTCGACGGCCTGAACAACGTGGACCGCAGCGCGGGCGCCGCGCTGGCGTCGATAGGCGAGCTCGGCGACTCCCTCGAGGCCGCGACCGCCGACTCCAACGCCGCAGCGCGCGACGCGAGCAAGCAGCTCGGCGAGTCCGTGCCCGCGATCAACGCCTCGCTCGCCCAGGCCTCCGGCAGCGTTGCCTCCGTGCGCGGCGCGCTGAGCAGCCAGCGTGCCCTGCGTGAGGAGACAACCTCCCTGCTCGCCGGGGTGGACAACCAGCTCGCGGCCAGCCTCGGCATCCTCGACGAGGTCTCGGGTAACCTCGGCACGCTTGCCGACGGTGCCCGCTCCGCCCAGTCCGACATCAACGCTCTCCTGGCCACCTCCGACTCGGAGGCCCTCAACACTGTCACGAACCTCAACTCCGCGAAGATCGGCGAGTACATCTCCTCGCCCGTCACCGTCGAGCAGCAGGCCGTCTTCCCCACGGAGAACTACGGCAGCTCCATGGCCTCCTTCTTCACCAACCTGGCCCTGTGGATCGGCGCGTTCGTGCTGACGATCATCTTCCGCGTCGAAGTCGACACCGAGGGCTTCCGCCGCCTCACCGTCGGCCAGGCCTACCTCGGCCGCTTCCTCCTCTTCGCCACGCTCTCGGTGCTCCAGGCCGTCGTGGTGACGCTCGGCAACGTGGCCTTCGGGGTGCAGATGCAGTCCGTCACGGCCTTTCTCGCCACCGCAATCGCCATCGGGGTCGCCTACACGGGGATCATCTACTCCATCGTTTCCGCGCTCGGCCACATTGGCCGCGGCATCGCCGTCTTCCTCGTCGTCATCCAGATCCCGGGCGCGTCGGGCCTCTACCCTATCGAGCTCATGCCCGACTTCTTCCGCCACATCTACCCCTTCCTCCCCTTCCGCTACGGCATCGACGCGATGCGCGAGACCATCGCCGGGTTCTACGGCCATCACTACCTCCGCTTTTTGGCGACGCTTCTCGCCATGTCCGCCGCGGCCTTCGCCCTGGGGTGGCTGTTCCGACTCACCTCCTCGCACGCCAACCTCCTGTTCAACCGCCAGCTCGCACGCACGAACCTGATCACCAACGAGAAGGTGGAGGTCATGGGCTCGCCCTACCGCGCGTCCGACATCATGGCCGCCCTGTCGGACCGGGATGAGTTCCGCGGGGGCGTCGAGAAGCGGGCGCGGATGCTGCGGGAGAACTACCGCACCCTCATCTTCGGCGGGATCGGCGCGGGCGTTGTCGGCATCGCCATTATCACCCTGCTCACCATGCTCCTGCCCACCGACAAGACGATCATGCTGGCCATCGTCGTCGCCTGGTCGCTGCTGGTCGTCCTCTACCTCGGGGCGGTAGAGTACTTCACGCAGAGCCTCGTCGACGCCGAACAGGTCTCGCGCCTCGGCGAGGCCGAGCTGCGCGACGCCGTGATCCACCGCCACGACTCCGCCGGCACCAGCGTCACCATCGGGCCCGCGGATGCCGAAAGTGAGGACACCAAGTGA
- a CDS encoding YhgE/Pip domain-containing protein: protein MRTVFSIAYNDLRRLYTNVMAGIVMVGLIAIPCLFAWFNVLATWNPFANTERLEVAVANTDRGHTSDLTPLAVNVGDMVLSQLYRDDSMDWVITDADDAIEGAKSGEYYAAIVLPPTLSDDMFTFYAGNAEPSPIDLYVNEKKNPISPLLISNGTQGVSAQISASFTRALAEVSFGVIETASDFFNESETKQALDSIETRTASARDQLLSSASTVDALASLTESSVPLVDSAERISGALGDSLGQVRPVDLGATGAGLGGDGAALAAALGATSESFAAVSDRVDQLMADSSATSQTTAASLTDIAARIDVQVKQYTALRDTINGQVAPALPPDAQPGVRAVVGDLNDAIARQTAVRDRLNDAAARLTAGQGSPDGKNADRQEIKDSIARAREAMDSAKNSYETGIRPRLEALSGSLDNVRANVDEARSDMDGVSSALANRPGSLRDTLAASGADLRDTAESLRANAARMQEAQQSIAQARSSGDLTKLADLVSSHPEELADALVDPVKVERKEVFPRVSFGAGMAPLYTVLALWVGALLTSVAVRTDDRSIEQNVVDPGRLTAGQKYFGRYLTFVTTGLAQSTLLMAGLMVYVGIEPAHPFLLFVAGWVSSLVFHLICYTLVLSLSNAGKAVGVLILVLQVSAAGGAYPLQLLPGWAQAISPWLPGTYSIRAMRAAVFGTYGWDFWRALGILVLFVLPFLFLGLWLRHRLHHAIDRMDEAVAQTKVMMT from the coding sequence GTGAGAACCGTCTTCTCCATCGCCTACAACGACCTGCGCCGGCTCTACACCAACGTCATGGCGGGCATCGTCATGGTCGGCCTCATCGCCATCCCCTGCCTCTTCGCCTGGTTCAACGTGCTGGCCACGTGGAACCCCTTCGCCAACACGGAGCGCCTCGAGGTGGCGGTGGCTAACACCGACCGCGGCCACACGAGCGACCTCACCCCGCTGGCCGTCAACGTCGGCGACATGGTGCTCTCCCAGCTCTACCGCGACGACTCTATGGACTGGGTCATCACCGACGCCGACGACGCCATCGAGGGCGCGAAGTCCGGCGAGTACTATGCCGCCATCGTCCTGCCGCCCACGCTGAGCGACGACATGTTCACCTTCTACGCCGGAAACGCCGAACCCAGCCCCATCGACCTCTACGTCAACGAGAAGAAGAACCCCATCTCCCCGCTGCTCATCTCCAACGGCACGCAGGGCGTCAGCGCCCAGATCAGCGCGTCGTTCACTAGAGCCCTCGCCGAGGTGTCCTTCGGGGTGATCGAGACGGCCTCGGACTTCTTCAACGAGTCGGAGACCAAGCAGGCACTCGACTCCATCGAGACGCGCACCGCCAGCGCCCGCGACCAGCTGCTATCCAGCGCCAGCACCGTGGACGCGCTCGCCTCGCTCACCGAGTCGAGCGTGCCGCTCGTCGACAGCGCCGAGCGGATCTCCGGGGCGCTGGGCGACTCCCTCGGGCAGGTCCGCCCCGTCGACCTCGGGGCCACCGGGGCGGGCCTCGGCGGAGACGGCGCGGCGCTTGCGGCGGCGCTGGGGGCGACGTCGGAAAGCTTTGCCGCCGTAAGCGACCGCGTCGACCAGCTGATGGCGGACTCTTCCGCCACCTCCCAGACCACCGCCGCGAGCCTGACGGACATCGCCGCGCGCATCGATGTCCAGGTGAAGCAGTACACGGCCCTACGCGACACCATCAACGGCCAAGTCGCCCCGGCGCTTCCCCCCGACGCCCAGCCGGGGGTGCGCGCGGTGGTCGGCGACCTCAACGACGCCATCGCCCGCCAGACGGCCGTGCGCGACCGACTCAACGACGCCGCCGCGCGCCTCACCGCCGGACAGGGCAGCCCGGACGGGAAGAACGCGGACCGGCAGGAGATCAAGGACTCGATCGCCCGGGCCCGTGAGGCGATGGACTCGGCCAAGAATTCCTACGAAACCGGGATCCGCCCGCGCCTCGAGGCGCTGTCGGGCTCGCTGGACAACGTCCGGGCGAACGTCGACGAGGCCCGCTCGGACATGGACGGCGTCTCCTCTGCCCTGGCCAACCGGCCCGGCTCGCTGCGCGACACCCTCGCAGCCTCCGGTGCGGACCTGCGCGACACGGCGGAATCTCTGCGCGCCAACGCGGCGAGGATGCAGGAGGCGCAGCAGTCGATCGCGCAGGCGCGCTCGAGCGGGGACCTGACGAAGCTGGCCGACCTCGTCTCCAGCCACCCGGAGGAGCTCGCCGACGCCCTCGTCGACCCAGTCAAGGTGGAGCGCAAGGAGGTCTTCCCCCGCGTCAGCTTCGGCGCCGGCATGGCCCCGCTCTACACAGTGCTCGCCCTGTGGGTAGGCGCCCTGTTGACGTCGGTGGCCGTGCGCACGGACGACCGCTCCATCGAACAGAACGTGGTCGATCCCGGCCGCCTCACCGCGGGCCAGAAGTACTTCGGCCGCTACCTGACGTTCGTGACCACCGGCCTGGCCCAATCCACGCTCCTCATGGCGGGGCTCATGGTCTACGTGGGCATCGAGCCCGCGCACCCCTTCCTCCTCTTCGTGGCGGGATGGGTCTCGAGCCTGGTCTTCCACCTGATCTGCTACACGCTGGTGCTCTCCCTGAGCAACGCCGGCAAGGCCGTGGGCGTGCTCATCCTGGTGCTCCAGGTCTCGGCGGCGGGCGGCGCCTACCCGCTGCAGCTGCTGCCGGGCTGGGCGCAGGCGATCAGCCCCTGGCTGCCCGGGACCTACTCGATCCGCGCTATGCGCGCCGCGGTCTTCGGCACCTACGGCTGGGACTTCTGGCGAGCCCTCGGCATCCTCGTCCTCTTCGTGCTGCCTTTCCTCTTCCTCGGCCTCTGGCTGCGCCACCGGCTTCACCACGCGATCGACCGCATGGACGAGGCGGTTGCTCAGACCAAGGTGATGATGACCTAG
- a CDS encoding DUF6114 domain-containing protein yields the protein MENNHRPLFRAWANCSLVEWARGRTAGVAAGPKTASPRRWPAESPAGSRSRRRRRRRLRWRRQARREGRILTGLTVLILGVVAVPTSIFGGFMLGSLLAILGGTPPSSSRRTRCS from the coding sequence GTGGAAAACAATCACCGGCCGCTTTTTCGCGCGTGGGCCAATTGCTCGTTAGTTGAGTGGGCGCGCGGGCGAACAGCAGGCGTCGCCGCTGGCCCGAAGACAGCGAGTCCGCGCCGTTGGCCAGCGGAAAGTCCAGCGGGAAGTCGAAGCCGACGGCGGCGAAGACGGCGGTTGCGGTGGCGCCGTCAAGCGAGGCGCGAGGGGCGGATCCTCACCGGGCTCACCGTCCTCATCCTCGGCGTCGTGGCCGTGCCGACCTCCATCTTCGGCGGGTTCATGCTGGGCTCGCTGCTCGCCATCCTGGGCGGCACCCCCCCTTCATCGTCCAGGCGGACTCGATGCAGCTGA